In Pengzhenrongella sicca, a single genomic region encodes these proteins:
- a CDS encoding sensor histidine kinase, translated as MRGRAVRGLAWCRGRQRRMTVRVRVLAAVLALAALAMAIAGATSTVVQTRRTDARIDDSLGRAAQDLRDFARTDLDPATGEPFADLADLLYLAVQRRAPAANEGALALVDGRETWLAARTVSLRLEDDPELMAVLRTLDPATAPRLRTQSTATTQYRFVALPVSVSGDPAQGFFVVAVDRSAEHRALMDSLRGSLVVSLGSLLIIGAVGWLVVGGLLRPVRLLRDTAQRITETDLTERIAVTGRDDLSDLARTVNAMLDRLQRAVESQRDLLDDVGHELRTPLTIVRGHLELMDPANPADARATQSLALAELDRMHRLVDDLATLAIVDRPDFVRPRPTDLGQLTDDVLDNARLLGDRRWQVEARADAVVVVDAQRITQAWLQLIANAVRYSPAGSRVRVGSAVTHGRVLIWVHDDGAGVAAQDAGRIFQRFERGAQTRAAQRANGAGLGLPIVAAIAAAHDGSVRLERARTDQPPTAPAAPREPDAWGPLAGARFVLDLPAVEIPRDDDPVELDLDAPGRPAPDRRPGVEQSVPR; from the coding sequence GTGAGGGGCCGCGCTGTGCGCGGGCTCGCGTGGTGTCGCGGCCGCCAGCGCCGCATGACGGTCCGGGTGCGCGTGCTCGCCGCGGTGCTCGCCCTCGCCGCACTGGCGATGGCGATCGCCGGCGCGACCTCGACGGTCGTCCAGACCCGGCGCACGGACGCGCGCATCGACGACTCGCTCGGCCGTGCGGCCCAGGACCTGCGCGACTTCGCCCGGACCGATCTCGATCCCGCGACCGGCGAGCCGTTCGCGGACCTGGCTGACCTGCTGTACCTCGCCGTCCAGCGGCGCGCGCCCGCGGCGAACGAGGGCGCGCTCGCCCTGGTCGACGGTCGGGAGACGTGGCTCGCGGCCCGCACCGTGAGCCTGCGCCTCGAGGACGACCCCGAGCTCATGGCCGTGCTGCGCACGCTCGACCCGGCGACGGCGCCACGCCTGCGCACGCAGTCGACCGCGACGACCCAGTACCGCTTCGTCGCGCTCCCGGTCTCCGTCAGCGGGGACCCGGCGCAGGGGTTCTTCGTCGTCGCGGTGGACCGGAGCGCGGAGCACCGGGCGCTCATGGACTCGCTGCGCGGGTCCCTCGTCGTCTCGCTCGGCTCGCTCCTGATCATCGGCGCCGTCGGGTGGCTCGTCGTCGGCGGCCTCCTCCGGCCGGTGCGGCTGCTGCGCGACACCGCCCAGCGGATCACGGAGACCGACCTGACCGAGCGCATCGCGGTTACCGGCCGCGACGACCTGTCCGACCTCGCGCGCACCGTCAACGCCATGCTGGACCGGCTCCAGCGCGCCGTCGAGTCCCAGCGCGACCTGCTCGACGACGTCGGGCACGAGCTCCGCACCCCGCTCACCATCGTCCGGGGCCACCTCGAGCTGATGGACCCCGCCAACCCGGCCGACGCGCGCGCGACGCAGTCCCTCGCGCTGGCCGAGCTCGACCGGATGCACCGGCTGGTCGATGACCTCGCGACCCTGGCAATCGTGGACCGGCCCGACTTCGTCCGGCCGCGGCCGACCGACCTCGGCCAGCTCACCGACGACGTGCTCGACAACGCGCGGCTGCTGGGCGACCGGCGCTGGCAGGTCGAGGCCCGGGCGGACGCCGTCGTCGTCGTCGACGCCCAGCGCATCACCCAGGCCTGGCTGCAGCTGATCGCCAACGCCGTCCGGTACTCGCCCGCGGGGTCCCGCGTGCGCGTCGGCAGCGCCGTCACCCACGGTCGTGTCCTGATCTGGGTGCACGACGACGGCGCGGGCGTCGCGGCGCAGGACGCCGGCCGGATCTTCCAGCGGTTCGAGCGCGGAGCGCAGACGCGGGCCGCGCAGCGCGCGAACGGAGCCGGGCTGGGCCTGCCGATCGTCGCCGCGATCGCCGCGGCGCACGACGGCTCGGTCCGGCTCGAGCGGGCCCGGACCGACCAGCCCCCGACCGCGCCGGCGGCACCCCGGGAGCCCGACGCGTGGGGCCCGCTCGCGGGCGCCCGGTTCGTGCTCGACCTCCCGGCCGTGGAGATCCCCCGCGACGACGACCCCGTCGAGCTCGACCTCGACGCGCCCGGGCGGCCGGCGCCCGACCGCCGCCCCGGCGTCGAGCAGTCGGTGCCGCGATGA
- a CDS encoding response regulator transcription factor, translated as MTQIVIAEDEARIADFIAKGLQAHGMSTTVVATAREAYEHVMSGSVDLLLLDLGLEDGDGTVALRQLRAAGSAVPVIILTARSSVADTVAGLDGGADDYMAKPFRFEELLARIRLRLRTAVGLAPGEQSTLTHGRLTLDLHTRRMQVGAREVELSAREFSLAEAFMRHPEHVLSREQLLSQVWGYDFDPGSNVVDVYVRYLRRKIGAEHIATLRGMGYRLVAAPEGDPQGE; from the coding sequence ATGACGCAGATCGTGATCGCGGAGGACGAGGCGCGGATCGCCGACTTCATCGCCAAGGGCCTCCAGGCGCACGGCATGTCCACGACGGTGGTCGCGACCGCACGCGAGGCGTACGAGCACGTCATGTCGGGGTCGGTCGACCTCCTGCTCCTCGACCTCGGGCTCGAGGACGGCGACGGGACGGTCGCGCTGCGCCAGCTCCGGGCCGCCGGGAGCGCCGTGCCTGTGATCATCCTGACGGCGCGCAGCTCGGTCGCCGACACCGTCGCGGGGCTCGACGGCGGCGCGGACGACTACATGGCGAAGCCATTCCGCTTCGAGGAGCTGCTCGCGCGCATCCGCCTGCGGCTGCGCACCGCGGTCGGGCTCGCCCCGGGAGAGCAGTCGACCCTCACGCACGGCCGGCTGACCCTCGACCTGCACACCCGCCGGATGCAGGTCGGCGCCCGCGAGGTCGAGCTGTCGGCGCGGGAGTTCTCGCTCGCCGAGGCGTTCATGCGGCACCCGGAGCACGTGCTCAGCCGCGAGCAGCTGCTGTCGCAGGTGTGGGGGTACGACTTCGACCCGGGCTCGAACGTCGTCGACGTGTACGTCCGCTACCTGCGGCGCAAGATCGGCGCCGAGCACATCGCGACCCTGCGCGGCATGGGGTACCGCCTGGTGGCCGCGCCCGAGGGCGACCCGCAGGGCGAGTAG
- a CDS encoding adenosine deaminase, which yields MRDLSQLPKAHLHLHFTGSMRVSTLAELAGEAGVRLPPALLDGDPLRVPPNERGWHKFQRLYDAARARVRTEETMRRIVAEAAADDAAEGSGRLELQVDPTSYAPFVGGITPALEIVLDEARAASVATGVEVAVIVASSRMRHPYEARTLARLAARYAGDGPGDVVGFGLSNDERRGETAEFAPAFAIARRAGLASVPHGGELLGPVHIDDVFSHLAPDRLGHGVRSAEDPRLLERLVAAGVALEVCPASNVSLGVYAKPAQVPLRTLVDAGATVALGADDPLLFGSRLTAQYESARHAHGFIDAELADLARGSIRASRASAATKTRLLAAVAAWLTSSPA from the coding sequence GTGCGCGACCTCTCCCAGCTGCCGAAGGCGCACCTGCACCTGCACTTCACGGGGTCGATGCGGGTCTCGACGCTCGCCGAGCTCGCGGGCGAGGCGGGCGTGCGCCTACCCCCCGCCCTCCTCGACGGCGACCCCCTGCGCGTGCCGCCCAACGAGCGCGGCTGGCACAAGTTCCAACGCCTGTATGACGCCGCGCGGGCGCGCGTGCGCACCGAGGAGACGATGCGCCGGATCGTCGCGGAGGCCGCCGCGGACGACGCGGCCGAGGGCTCCGGGCGGCTCGAGCTCCAGGTCGACCCGACGTCCTACGCGCCGTTCGTCGGCGGGATCACGCCCGCGCTGGAGATCGTGCTCGACGAGGCCCGCGCCGCAAGTGTCGCGACCGGCGTTGAGGTCGCCGTCATCGTCGCGTCCTCGCGCATGCGGCACCCGTACGAGGCGCGCACCCTGGCCCGCCTGGCCGCGCGGTACGCCGGGGACGGGCCGGGCGACGTCGTCGGCTTCGGGCTGAGCAACGACGAGCGCCGCGGCGAGACCGCCGAGTTCGCCCCCGCGTTCGCGATCGCTCGGCGGGCCGGGCTTGCGTCGGTGCCGCACGGCGGTGAGCTGCTCGGGCCGGTGCACATCGACGACGTGTTCAGCCACCTGGCACCGGACCGGCTCGGCCACGGGGTCCGCTCCGCCGAGGACCCGCGGCTGCTCGAACGGCTCGTCGCGGCCGGCGTCGCACTCGAGGTGTGCCCGGCGTCGAACGTCTCGCTCGGCGTCTACGCCAAGCCCGCGCAGGTCCCGCTGCGCACGCTCGTCGACGCCGGCGCGACGGTCGCGCTCGGCGCGGACGACCCGCTGCTGTTCGGGTCCCGGCTGACGGCCCAGTACGAGTCGGCCCGCCACGCGCACGGCTTCATCGACGCCGAGCTCGCCGACCTCGCGCGCGGCTCGATCCGGGCGTCCCGCGCGAGCGCCGCCACGAAGACCCGGCTGCTCGCGGCCGTCGCCGCCTGGCTCACGAGCTCGCCTGCCTGA
- a CDS encoding UDP-N-acetylmuramate dehydrogenase, translating to MSLNTLRGNATAPTAAASLTTLRLGGPVGRFVETGTEAELIEAVRGADAAGEPLLVIGGGSNLVVADAGFPGVVVRDARRGIEVESADTCGGASVRVPAGEVWDDVVARAVAEGWIGVEALSGIPGSVGAAPVQNIGAYGQELAGVVATVRVWDRERARVRTLPLVDLEFGYRTSILKRSLHEPATPWGPTPRYVVLDVSLQMYLGDLSAPIQYPELARRLGVAVGERARTPEVRAAVLELRRGKGMVLDADDPDTWSAGSFFTNPILAPEQADALPVDAPRFPVQSGRPATSSGPRGGEVEPGLTKTSAAWLIEHAGFGRGFGLPGAVGLSTKHSLALTNRGGGTTDELLTLARTIRAGVAAAFGVTLEPEPVLVGCAL from the coding sequence ATGAGCCTCAACACCCTGCGCGGGAACGCCACGGCGCCGACGGCGGCGGCCAGCCTCACGACACTCCGCCTCGGCGGGCCGGTCGGCCGGTTCGTCGAGACGGGCACCGAGGCCGAGCTGATCGAGGCCGTGCGCGGCGCCGACGCGGCCGGCGAGCCCCTGCTCGTGATCGGCGGCGGCTCAAACCTTGTCGTCGCCGACGCGGGCTTCCCCGGCGTCGTCGTGCGCGACGCGCGGCGGGGGATCGAGGTCGAGTCGGCGGACACCTGCGGCGGCGCGAGCGTGCGGGTCCCGGCCGGCGAGGTCTGGGACGACGTCGTGGCCCGGGCGGTCGCGGAGGGCTGGATCGGGGTCGAGGCGCTGTCGGGCATCCCGGGCTCCGTCGGCGCCGCGCCGGTGCAGAACATCGGCGCCTACGGCCAGGAGCTCGCGGGCGTCGTCGCGACGGTGCGCGTGTGGGACCGCGAGCGCGCGCGGGTGCGCACGCTGCCGCTCGTCGACCTCGAGTTCGGGTACCGGACCTCGATCCTTAAGCGCTCGCTGCACGAGCCGGCGACGCCGTGGGGCCCGACGCCGCGGTACGTGGTGCTCGACGTGAGCCTGCAGATGTACCTCGGTGACCTGTCGGCGCCGATCCAGTACCCCGAGCTCGCGCGCCGGCTCGGCGTCGCGGTGGGCGAGCGGGCGCGCACGCCCGAGGTGCGCGCCGCCGTCCTCGAGCTCCGCCGCGGCAAGGGCATGGTGCTCGACGCCGACGACCCGGACACCTGGAGCGCCGGTTCGTTCTTCACCAACCCGATCCTGGCGCCCGAGCAGGCCGACGCGCTGCCGGTCGACGCCCCGCGGTTCCCGGTGCAGTCGGGACGGCCCGCGACGTCGTCGGGGCCGCGCGGGGGCGAGGTCGAGCCCGGCCTGACGAAGACGAGCGCCGCCTGGCTGATCGAGCACGCGGGCTTCGGCCGCGGCTTCGGCCTACCGGGCGCCGTCGGGCTGTCGACCAAGCACTCCCTGGCGCTGACGAACCGCGGCGGCGGCACGACGGACGAGCTGCTGACCCTCGCGCGCACGATCCGCGCCGGCGTCGCCGCGGCGTTCGGCGTCACCCTCGAGCCCGAGCCCGTCCTGGTGGGCTGCGCGCTGTAG
- a CDS encoding MFS transporter encodes MTAQRPAGSPAAAASPPVDRTARTASVAVFAVFVLNGFTFANWASRIPAVRDELELSAAEVGVLLLIGSIGSLLALPLAGLVVQRLGARRTVAAFAVTSTSGLLIAAAAVEAGQLVVVGVGLVLFGAGTGVWDASMNLEGAAVEQRLGRAIMPRFHAGFSVGTMAGAGVGALAAYLDATILGHLAIALSASLLAVFWAVRWFLPESAVHLPGAPSAASATAPAASAASAGPAGARGQARHAFGAWLEPRTLLIGLVVLGAALTEGAANDWVGLAVVDGFDQSHTAGALTFGLFVTAMTGMRFLGTGLLDRFGRVAVLRLCALLSIVGLLVFGLVPSLPLALVGVVLWGAGAALGFPVGMSAASDDPLRAAARVSVVSTIGYTAFLAGPPLLGLLAGQVGYRHALLAIAVPVVVGLAVLGALAPLPTAAGTRRPADRPA; translated from the coding sequence GTGACCGCGCAACGCCCGGCCGGATCGCCGGCCGCGGCTGCCTCCCCGCCGGTCGATCGCACGGCCCGGACCGCCTCCGTCGCGGTGTTCGCCGTCTTCGTGCTCAACGGCTTCACGTTCGCGAACTGGGCGTCGCGCATCCCCGCGGTGCGCGACGAGCTCGAGCTCTCGGCAGCCGAGGTCGGGGTGCTGCTGCTCATCGGCTCGATCGGCTCGCTCCTCGCCCTCCCGCTCGCCGGGCTGGTCGTGCAGCGCCTCGGCGCCCGCCGCACGGTGGCGGCCTTCGCGGTCACGAGCACGAGCGGCCTGCTCATCGCGGCCGCCGCGGTCGAGGCCGGCCAGCTCGTCGTCGTCGGCGTCGGGCTCGTGCTCTTCGGCGCAGGGACGGGCGTGTGGGACGCGTCGATGAACCTCGAGGGAGCGGCCGTCGAGCAGCGCCTCGGGCGCGCGATCATGCCGCGGTTCCACGCCGGGTTCTCGGTCGGCACGATGGCGGGGGCCGGGGTCGGCGCGCTCGCCGCCTACCTGGACGCGACCATCCTCGGGCACCTGGCGATCGCGCTCAGCGCGAGCCTGCTCGCCGTCTTCTGGGCCGTCCGGTGGTTCCTGCCGGAGTCGGCCGTGCACTTGCCGGGGGCGCCGTCCGCGGCGTCGGCGACGGCACCCGCCGCCTCGGCCGCCTCAGCCGGACCGGCCGGCGCGCGGGGCCAGGCCCGGCACGCGTTCGGGGCGTGGCTCGAGCCGCGCACGCTCCTGATCGGGCTGGTCGTGCTCGGCGCGGCCCTCACGGAGGGCGCGGCGAACGACTGGGTCGGCCTCGCCGTCGTCGACGGGTTCGACCAGTCGCACACGGCCGGGGCCCTGACGTTCGGGCTGTTTGTGACCGCGATGACGGGCATGCGGTTCCTCGGCACGGGGCTGCTCGACCGCTTCGGCCGCGTCGCGGTGCTGCGGCTGTGCGCGCTGCTGTCGATCGTCGGCCTGCTCGTCTTCGGTCTCGTGCCGAGCCTGCCGCTGGCGCTCGTCGGCGTCGTGCTGTGGGGGGCGGGCGCCGCGCTCGGCTTCCCGGTCGGCATGAGCGCCGCGAGCGACGACCCGCTGCGGGCGGCCGCGCGCGTCAGCGTCGTCTCGACGATCGGGTACACCGCGTTCCTCGCGGGGCCGCCGCTGCTCGGGCTGCTCGCCGGGCAGGTCGGGTACCGGCACGCGCTGCTCGCGATCGCGGTCCCGGTCGTGGTCGGCCTGGCGGTGCTCGGCGCGCTGGCGCCCCTGCCGACCGCGGCCGGCACCAGGCGCCCGGCCGACCGGCCCGCGTAA
- a CDS encoding MFS transporter, which yields MRHPRPAAPQLSAPRPPAPRPLVLARWLMMSLFALNGTTMASWLSRLPSVSAALDLAPSELGVVLLAGAVGALAMVLAAGVIVTRFGGRIALHATTAGFTLAFVLLGLGPTLGRVDLLTAGIFLAGVSFALGGVPMNVESSAIERRLGRTVLPQFHAAFSIGAVLGSGIGALSAHLDVSLLGQFLATAAISALWRLAITRHVILDPADDGAGGPVVVVAGGRVGLRAALKGWREPRTLQIGVVIMAAAFSEGAANDWLALAVVDGFGEPESVGAIVYGVFVASMTVVRLLGTRLIDRYGRVAVLLVSGLVSLGGLVLFGVAPSLPLAAVGVVAWGLGAGLAVPNGIAAASDDPLRAAGRVAVVSAFSSTASLAAPPLLGLAAEGLGTRHALVLITIAMVASVSLSGRVAREPAAEPAIEPAAAEPGRGGMPESRRPDAAPPSASRVDHVPAGATGETDSWGTPVTVDRTTAGVR from the coding sequence ATGCGTCATCCGCGGCCCGCGGCCCCCCAACTCTCGGCCCCCCGGCCCCCGGCTCCCCGCCCCCTCGTCCTGGCCCGCTGGCTGATGATGAGCCTGTTCGCCCTCAACGGCACGACCATGGCCAGCTGGCTCTCGCGCCTACCGTCGGTGAGCGCGGCGCTCGACCTGGCCCCGAGCGAGCTGGGCGTGGTGCTGCTCGCGGGCGCGGTCGGCGCGCTCGCGATGGTGCTGGCCGCCGGCGTCATCGTGACCCGGTTCGGCGGGCGCATCGCGCTGCACGCCACGACGGCGGGCTTCACGCTCGCGTTCGTGCTGCTGGGCCTCGGGCCGACCCTCGGCCGGGTCGACCTGCTCACCGCCGGCATCTTCCTGGCGGGCGTGTCCTTCGCGCTCGGCGGCGTCCCGATGAACGTCGAGTCGTCCGCGATCGAGCGGCGCCTGGGCCGGACCGTGCTGCCGCAGTTCCACGCGGCGTTCTCGATCGGGGCGGTGCTCGGCTCGGGGATCGGCGCGCTCTCGGCGCACCTCGACGTCTCGCTGCTCGGCCAGTTCCTCGCCACGGCGGCGATCAGCGCGCTCTGGCGCCTCGCCATCACCCGCCACGTCATCCTCGATCCCGCCGACGACGGCGCAGGCGGCCCCGTGGTCGTCGTCGCCGGGGGCCGGGTCGGGCTGCGCGCGGCGCTGAAGGGTTGGCGCGAGCCCCGCACCCTTCAGATCGGCGTCGTCATCATGGCGGCGGCGTTCTCCGAGGGGGCTGCGAACGACTGGCTCGCGCTCGCCGTCGTCGACGGGTTCGGGGAACCGGAGTCGGTCGGCGCGATCGTGTACGGCGTGTTCGTCGCGTCGATGACCGTCGTGCGGCTGCTCGGCACCCGGCTCATCGACCGGTACGGGCGGGTCGCGGTGCTGCTCGTGTCCGGGCTCGTGTCGCTCGGCGGGCTCGTCCTGTTCGGCGTCGCGCCGTCGCTGCCGCTGGCCGCCGTCGGCGTGGTCGCGTGGGGCCTCGGCGCGGGGCTGGCTGTGCCGAACGGCATCGCGGCCGCGTCCGACGACCCCCTGCGCGCGGCCGGCCGGGTCGCCGTCGTCTCCGCGTTCTCCTCGACCGCCTCCCTCGCCGCGCCGCCCCTGCTCGGGCTCGCCGCCGAGGGGCTCGGCACGCGGCACGCGCTCGTGCTCATCACGATCGCGATGGTCGCCAGCGTGAGCCTGTCGGGCCGCGTCGCGCGCGAGCCCGCCGCCGAGCCGGCCATCGAGCCTGCCGCCGCCGAGCCCGGCCGGGGCGGCATGCCAGAATCGAGACGCCCCGATGCGGCGCCGCCGAGCGCCTCGCGGGTTGACCACGTACCGGCCGGTGCCACCGGCGAGACCGACTCCTGGGGGACCCCCGTGACCGTCGACCGCACGACCGCGGGTGTGCGGTGA